From Capra hircus breed San Clemente chromosome 12, ASM170441v1, whole genome shotgun sequence, a single genomic window includes:
- the CDADC1 gene encoding cytidine and dCMP deaminase domain-containing protein 1 isoform X1 has translation MREAGQMQNLESAGAGRSVSTQTGSMTGEIPRLSKVNLFTLLSLWMELFPAVKTQRQKSQEKEEGKHGPLGDNEEMARVSADKKQVKRTGLVVVKNMKIVGLHCSSEDLHAGKIALIKHGSKLKNCDLYFSRKPCSACLKMIVNAGVNRISYWPADPEISLLTEASSFEDAKLDAKAVERLKSNSRAHVCVLLQPLVCYMVQFVEETSYKCDFIQKISKTLPDTNFDFYSECKQERIKEYEMIFLVSNEEMHKQILMTIGLENLCENPYFSNLRQNMKDLVLLLAAVASSVPNFKHYGFYCGNTEHSNEIHNQSLPQEIARHCMIQARLLAYRTEDHKTGVGAVIWAEGKSRSCDGTGAMYFIGCGYNAFPVGSEYADFPHMDDKQKDREIRKFRYIVHAEQNALTFRCQEIKPEERSMIFVTKCPCDECVPLIKGAGIKQIYAGDVDVGKKKADISYMRFGELEGVSKFTWQLNPSRTGVLEQNEPESRENGVLGSVPLDEEPHQNKKLRLANH, from the exons ATGAGAGAAGCGGGGCAGATGCAAAATCTGGAGAGCGCGGGGGCCGGACGGTCAGTCAGCACCCAGACGGGCAGCATGACCG GTGAAATACCAAGGCTTTCTAaagtcaaccttttcactctGCTCAGTCTCTGGATGGAACTCTTCCCAGCAGTGAAAACCCAAAGACAGAAATCTCAG gaaaaggaggaaggaaagcatGGACCCCTAGGAGACAATGAAGAGATGGCCAGAGTATCTGCTGACAAAAAACAG GTGAAGAGAACTGGTCTTGTGGtggtaaaaaatatgaaaattgttGGTCTCCACTGTTCAAGTGAAGATTTACATGCTGGGAAAATTGCTCTGATAAAACATGGGTCAAAGCTGAAAAACTGTGATCTCTATTTTTCCAGAAAGCCATGTTCTGCTTGTTTGAAAATGATTGTAAATG ctgGAGTTAATCGAATTTCATATTGGCCTGCTGACCCAGAAATAAGTTTGCTCACTGAGGCTTCCAGTTTTGAAGACGCAAAGTTAGATGCCAAAGCAGTAGAAAGACTGAAGTCAAACAGTCGGGCCCACGTGTGTGTCTTACTTCAGCCTTTGGTGTGTTACATGGTGCAGTTTGTAGAGGAGACCTCTTACAAATGTGACTTTATTCAAAAAATTTCCAAAACATTGCCAGACACTAACTTTGATTTTTATTCTGAATGTAAACAAGAGAgaataaaagaatatgaaatgaTATTTTTGGTTTCCAATGAAGAAATGCATAAGCAAATACTGATGACTATAGGTTTGGAGAACTTGTGTGAGAATCCGTACTTTAGCAATCTAAGGCAGAACATGAAAGACCTTGTCCTTCTCCTGGCCGCAGTAGCTTCCAGCGTGCCCAACTTTAAACACTACGGATTTTATTGTGGCAACACCGAACACAGTAATGAAATTCACAATCAAAGTTTGCCACAAGAAATTGCAAGGCACTGCATGATTCAGGCCAGGTTACTGGCGTATCGAACTG AGGATCATAAAACAGGAGTCGGGGCAGTCATCTGGGCGGAAGGAAAATCT AGAAGTTGTGATGGGACAGGCGCCATGTACTTCATAGGATGCGGTTATAATGCTTTTCCTGTTGGATCTGAGTATGCTGACTTCCCGCACATGGATGACaaacagaaagacagagaaataaggAAATTCAGATACATCGTACATGCGGAACAGAATGCCTTAACATTTAG gtGTCAAGAAATAAAACCAGAAGAAAGAAGTATGATTTTTGTGACCAAGTGCCCTTGTGATGAATGTGTACCTTTAATTAAAGGTGCAGGCATAAAACAAATCTATGCAGGGGATGTAGATGTTGGAAAAAAGAAGGCAGACATCTCTTACATGAGATTTGGGGAACTTGAAGGTGTCAGCAAATTTACA TGGCAACTGAATCCATCAAGAACTGGTGTTCTTGAGCAAAATGAGCCTGAAAGCAGAGAGA
- the CDADC1 gene encoding cytidine and dCMP deaminase domain-containing protein 1 isoform X2 — translation MREAGQMQNLESAGAGRSVSTQTGSMTGEIPRLSKVNLFTLLSLWMELFPAVKTQRQKSQEKEEGKHGPLGDNEEMARVSADKKQVKRTGLVVVKNMKIVGLHCSSEDLHAGKIALIKHGSKLKNCDLYFSRKPCSACLKMIVNAGVNRISYWPADPEISLLTEASSFEDAKLDAKAVERLKSNSRAHVCVLLQPLVCYMVQFVEETSYKCDFIQKISKTLPDTNFDFYSECKQERIKEYEMIFLVSNEEMHKQILMTIGLENLCENPYFSNLRQNMKDLVLLLAAVASSVPNFKHYGFYCGNTEHSNEIHNQSLPQEIARHCMIQARLLAYRTEDHKTGVGAVIWAEGKSRSCDGTGAMYFIGCGYNAFPVGSEYADFPHMDDKQKDREIRKFRYIVHAEQNALTFRCQEIKPEERSMIFVTKCPCDECVPLIKGAGIKQIYAGDVDVGKKKADISYMRFGELEGVSKFTWQLNPSRTGVLEQNEPESRETSDFGVTFSLK, via the exons ATGAGAGAAGCGGGGCAGATGCAAAATCTGGAGAGCGCGGGGGCCGGACGGTCAGTCAGCACCCAGACGGGCAGCATGACCG GTGAAATACCAAGGCTTTCTAaagtcaaccttttcactctGCTCAGTCTCTGGATGGAACTCTTCCCAGCAGTGAAAACCCAAAGACAGAAATCTCAG gaaaaggaggaaggaaagcatGGACCCCTAGGAGACAATGAAGAGATGGCCAGAGTATCTGCTGACAAAAAACAG GTGAAGAGAACTGGTCTTGTGGtggtaaaaaatatgaaaattgttGGTCTCCACTGTTCAAGTGAAGATTTACATGCTGGGAAAATTGCTCTGATAAAACATGGGTCAAAGCTGAAAAACTGTGATCTCTATTTTTCCAGAAAGCCATGTTCTGCTTGTTTGAAAATGATTGTAAATG ctgGAGTTAATCGAATTTCATATTGGCCTGCTGACCCAGAAATAAGTTTGCTCACTGAGGCTTCCAGTTTTGAAGACGCAAAGTTAGATGCCAAAGCAGTAGAAAGACTGAAGTCAAACAGTCGGGCCCACGTGTGTGTCTTACTTCAGCCTTTGGTGTGTTACATGGTGCAGTTTGTAGAGGAGACCTCTTACAAATGTGACTTTATTCAAAAAATTTCCAAAACATTGCCAGACACTAACTTTGATTTTTATTCTGAATGTAAACAAGAGAgaataaaagaatatgaaatgaTATTTTTGGTTTCCAATGAAGAAATGCATAAGCAAATACTGATGACTATAGGTTTGGAGAACTTGTGTGAGAATCCGTACTTTAGCAATCTAAGGCAGAACATGAAAGACCTTGTCCTTCTCCTGGCCGCAGTAGCTTCCAGCGTGCCCAACTTTAAACACTACGGATTTTATTGTGGCAACACCGAACACAGTAATGAAATTCACAATCAAAGTTTGCCACAAGAAATTGCAAGGCACTGCATGATTCAGGCCAGGTTACTGGCGTATCGAACTG AGGATCATAAAACAGGAGTCGGGGCAGTCATCTGGGCGGAAGGAAAATCT AGAAGTTGTGATGGGACAGGCGCCATGTACTTCATAGGATGCGGTTATAATGCTTTTCCTGTTGGATCTGAGTATGCTGACTTCCCGCACATGGATGACaaacagaaagacagagaaataaggAAATTCAGATACATCGTACATGCGGAACAGAATGCCTTAACATTTAG gtGTCAAGAAATAAAACCAGAAGAAAGAAGTATGATTTTTGTGACCAAGTGCCCTTGTGATGAATGTGTACCTTTAATTAAAGGTGCAGGCATAAAACAAATCTATGCAGGGGATGTAGATGTTGGAAAAAAGAAGGCAGACATCTCTTACATGAGATTTGGGGAACTTGAAGGTGTCAGCAAATTTACA TGGCAACTGAATCCATCAAGAACTGGTGTTCTTGAGCAAAATGAGCCTGAAAGCAGAGAGA